In Juglans microcarpa x Juglans regia isolate MS1-56 chromosome 8D, Jm3101_v1.0, whole genome shotgun sequence, the following are encoded in one genomic region:
- the LOC121242962 gene encoding nudix hydrolase 18, mitochondrial-like, with product MGLLISKTSANLLLFSFFSHKRIPFDSEQFEIMVSRTGRLFQRYNSKGYRQVVGCIPYRYRKTNQSSSFEDIEVLVVSSQKSQAMMFPKGGWEMDECKEVAARRETLEEAGVDGKVQKMLGKWNYKSKRHGKMHEGYMFPLLVTKQLDIWPEKNLRERRWMSVKEAREVCQQGWMKEALDRLVSRQSTIAT from the exons ATGGGTCTCCTTATATCAAAGACGTCTGCAAATCTTCTcttgttttccttcttttctcaCAAGAGAATTCCCTTTGATTCTGAGCAATTCGAGATCATGGTCTCCCGCACAGGGAGGCTTTTCCAGCGCTACAACAGTAAAGGCTATCGCCAAGTTGTAGG ATGCATTCCATACAGATACAGGAAAACCAACCAATCTTCTTCCTTTGAGGATATAGAGGTTCTTGTGGTTAGTTCACAGAAGAGTCAAGCAATGATGTTCCCAAAG GGAGGTTGGGAAATGGACGAGTGTAAGGAAGTTGCAGCGAGGCGTGAGACGTTAGAGGAAGCTGGTGTCGATGGCAAAGTCCAA AAAATGCTGGGCAAGTGGAACTATAAGAGCAAAAGACATGGCAAAATGCATGAGGGCTACATGTTCCCCTTGCTTGTCACGAAGCAGCTAGACATTTGGCCAGAGAAAAATCTCAGAGAAAGAAGATGG ATGTCTGTGAAGGAAGCGAGGGAAGTATGTCAACAAGGGTGGATGAAGGAAGCTTTAGATAGATTAGTTAGTCGACAATCGACAATCGCAACCTAA